Proteins from a single region of Primulina tabacum isolate GXHZ01 chromosome 5, ASM2559414v2, whole genome shotgun sequence:
- the LOC142547796 gene encoding UDP-glycosyltransferase 91D1-like, which translates to MDVGPEDQGLLKKAYDGMEVDVARFLRNSCADAVIYDFAGFWVPSIAMDLGIPRFFFCIFPSWFMDFCGTTEDLIDELKDRKSPEDIMSPPKWVTFGTKVAYKYYEAKLIVGVSEKNASGFSDAYRAGIGISQSDAVIIRHCHEFETEWFHLLSNLYQKEIIPLGYLPPHFQETENPSSDNWVSIKEWLDTKTKGSVLYIALGSEATPNQDQLTELAHGLELSQLPFLWAFRKPVTSTVKLPDGFEKRTEGRGMVWKGWVPQLNILGHDSVGGFLTHSGWSSVVEALMLGVPLILLPIMGDQWLNARVLDEKEMGLEVARNDEDGSITRDSVAWAVRRVMVEEEGHKFRYKAKEAMENAFGDRGIHDRYARDFINLLLQKSKHNE; encoded by the coding sequence ATGGATGTCGGACCCGAAGACCAGGGTCTTTTGAAGAAAGCTTATGACGGCATGGAAGTTGATGTTGCTCGGTTTCTGCGGAATTCTTGCGCCGATGCTGTTATTTATGATTTTGCAGGGTTTTGGGTTCCCTCAATTGCCATGGATCTTGGCATCCCACgctttttcttttgtatttttccATCATGGTTCATGGATTTCTGTGGAACAACAGAGGATTTGATCGATGAACTTAAAGACAGAAAAAGTCCCGAGGATATAATGTCACCCCCAAAATGGGTTACTTTTGGGACCAAAGTGGCGTACAAATACTACGAAGCCAAATTGATTGTTGGAGTCAGTGAAAAGAATGCTTCGGGGTTTTCAGATGCATATCGGGCCGGCATCGGAATCTCGCAATCCGACGCTGTTATCATAAGACACTGCCACGAGTTTGAGACAGAGTGGTTCCATTTACTATCCAATCTTTACCAGAAAGAGATAATCCCATTGGGATACCTGCCACCCCATTTCCAAGAAACAGAAAACCCGAGTTCTGACAACTGGGTTTCGATCAAAGAATGGCTGGATACCAAAACCAAGGGATCTGTTCTGTACATTGCTTTAGGAAGTGAGGCGACACCGAATCAAGATCAGCTCACCGAACTGGCACACGGGCTGGAGCTCTCGCAGCTTCCTTTCCTTTGGGCATTCAGAAAACCGGTAACCTCAACGGTGAAACTGCCGGATGGGTTCGAGAAGAGGACGGAAGGGAGAGGGATGGTATGGAAGGGGTGGGTGCCCCAGCTGAATATACTTGGACATGATTCTGTTGGTGGATTCTTGACACACAGCGGGTGGAGTTCGGTAGTTGAGGCGCTGATGCTGGGGGTGCCTCTGATTCTGCTGCCAATAATGGGGGATCAATGGCTGAATGCTAGGGTGTTGGATGAGAAGGAGATGGGTCTTGAAGTGGCGAGGAACGACGAAGACGGATCAATAACCAGGGATTCGGTGGCGTGGGCCGTGAGAAGGGTGATGGTTGAGGAGGAGGGGCACAAGTTCAGGTATAAGGCTAAAGAGGCAATGGAGAATGCGTTTGGGGATAGAGGGATACATGACCGATATGCGCGAGATTTCATCAACCTTCTTCTGCAAAAATCAAAACACAATGAATAA